The genome window gcctaggctataggcacattgtttggtttttttgtcgggtcgggttcgggtcGTTAATCAGCGCATATTTTTgagggtcgggtgggtgcggatgttaaaaaaACCTTAACCCGCGCAgtgcaggggttcccaaacttttcaacCCGCGACCCCCAAAATAACCATGCCAGAGACTGGCGACCCCCACTATCCCTggatgtgactcaaaaaataaaataaaatgtgcgcACCGGCCATACACAGTAGACTTATCCAAACACGGGcttaacaacaacacaaaagaacagagCAGCCTGTTATGATTTTACATATAGAAATTTCTATATGATAAAAGCAGAATACCTTAGtcaaaaaataatatccatGTAACATGAGTGCACATTATTGCTGTCGTGCAAACCTAACTTTGaaacattactttaatttccATTTCCAGTTTAACAGAAGAATATCTCAGTCAGGGTAATATCCCCTGTTGTAAACATATGTACATTATTGCTGCGCAAATTTACATTTTGGCAACTATGTTTCAGCATTAATCTCATCTAATGAGATGGATGCGCGCTATGCGCGGAACACAGGAAGTCCATTCTTGGTTTAATTGTGGAGACGGCCACACGGAGATCATCCTCCACATTTAGACGCgatctgtatttgtttttaacATGTCAGTGCAGAGAAAGTCTTTTCGCACAGGTATGAGGAGCCAAACGCCGTCAGTACGTCCATCGCGGCCTTGAATAGCTGTGGATATTCCCTCTCGACTGAAATCCAGAACTCACCAAGTGTCTTGGAATTAAAATCTGTCTTTAAAGTGCAGTCAAGTGACAACTCTTTTATTTTCCCcaaatttatttgatttatggaAATCATTTCGCGACCCACCCCTCGGCGTCCCGCGACCCCCAATTTGGGAACCCATGCTCTAGTGCATAGACATAGAGTTGCTCGTAGGATAACCCTTTTCCTAGACCAGTCACCTTTGCAGGCGAAATATCCGATTGGCTGAGCATGACATCATGACCAAGAGGCCAGACTAGAGCAGGGGTAATTAAAGCTACAGCGCTGTAGATCTAGTTCATGCTCTAATCAATGCGATGCCGTGTTGGTGTTGTGGTCAACAActgcgcttttttttttttacccccgaaAAGTGGGGGTGCTTCCGGCGCACTTGctcacagacgtagaccatacggaggtaatgcataaacataatgctaaactaaatgtacattcattttctgctagactgaattgcaaTTTCCATGAgcactaagctaaactacactgaatgcatggaaagttgctagcggagtttacagctagtcacgttagactcgtgtgtatgaactcgtggtcataatgaCAACGTTAATACacgttctctaagttgctagaattgcacccaaatcctaacaatacatgtaaagtaatataatacaggtggtatatcgaagttttcaacttaaacaacattttacagttacaaaattaaaacaaagtggagagtgctttatacagtcaacctacccaaTCTGTTACAccccctcccctgaatttcaccaaaatcaagcagcaaccaaatagtacttccaaaggcaaagagtttatctagcttttctgattagctttctGGAGAATTTTTGGAATATGGCTTTATTatcttgtggggtgtataaggcaccctactgccagtggttggttgtgtgagtttgcacacctcttcttccacttcatccatattggatacctttgtggttggctgtcctgtaattggtgaccctctgtctagtgtttgaaagtagtgtacaataatatgtcattaacttttatattagtatatagtttgtaaataaacatttaacattgaaatgatgtaagaaataactgttaattagtgccaaaaagacatttaactattaacaaatattaatacaatattagttaattgatttgttaaaacattaacatacagattttatgcaaacaactaatatttaattaatgatgaaaaaactattaacttgtgccaaatagatattttagtaacaattaaaaaaaaatattaacaaagggtaattactagtttgctatttattatggcaccttattatggagtgttaccgacttttgtcctctgccttctagtggatactgtgatcttcgGTATGTTAAGGCAGCACACATGGATTTTTGCCACCCCAGAGCTAACATGCAATGCAACTTGTCTTACAGTAGGTAGTTAACCTAaattaacacccggatctccttatatgggcaaagatggtagctttggttcctttttgcaggcaaacttcagaggtctgtcaaATGCTTGTCACATGTCCAGGACTTGATTGATAATGGATTGTCTTGATTGATGAACTTCTATAATATATTGGATGAGTAACTTGTACCAGAAAAATAAATTGTTATACTCTGACCCACATAGCCTTTCTGCATTTATGGACATCATCCTACTTTATGTAACGGTGTTGTACCGCAATGGATGACTGGGATTAGTTATCACAGCAGTAGAAGCTAATCAACTGAAGTGGTGTCTGTGACAGCCGAACTGACTATTGTATTATATAGCGATGGGCAGTTTACCAACTGTGGTCTATACTAACCAGCCCCAAACCCATTGCTCTGTAGCTCAGGATTTGGATAAACTGTTTAGCACACTAGCAAGTTTAGCAGTTCAGGTCAGCACTGTAGCCTCTGGTCCACCAACATTACATTATTCCTAGTCACGGGTAAGTAAGCAGGTGATGTGAGGCATTTTCATAAGCTGTATTGTCGGTATATCAGCCACCTACGGATAGTAACATTGAAGTGAAACTTTTCCATATTAGGCAGAGTAGTATAATCAGTTACAGTATATATAACAGTATAATCAATTATATATTCAACATtctcaaaaatataaaaaaaatattttcaacaGTGCGTGGAGAGCTTCACCATTTTCTTCAACCACTTCCAATTCCTTCGTTGGTTCTGAAAAGTGGTGCTTACATTAGCCACAAATGTCTGTGATTTGGCTGTGTCTTTTTTGTCCAGGTCTCACTCTATCAGTGGATTCTGTGATGATCCTCTGCCTCCAAGAATCAACCAATCTGAAACAGGCAGTGCTCGCTTCGTCAAGACTCCCGACACAGCCTGTGGGGCTGTGGGCGTCTTCACCTATGACATCTATGATAAATCCAAAAATCAGAGCATCGGAAAAATAGCTGTGATGTTCTCTAATCCGCATGACTTTGGTTCCTACTCTAACTGGTACGCAGTGGGAGTGTTCAGCATGAAAAAGCCCTGTGACTATGAGCTGTATAACGAGATGTATTACGGGAGTCAGACGACATTTGTCAGGGGTCTAGCCTCTAGTGGCAGTCTCACTTACAGGAGCTCCTCAGTGACCATTACTGCCAATATGTCGGATAGCTACAAGCCTGTCCTCAAGATCAATGTCTACAACAACTGACACCAGGGGTGCATTGAAATTCTAGCAtcaatgcagtgttgaaacacctATGGCGGTAACAATAATTTCAGAGcaaattaattaaatgtatAGATGAAAATTAGCTATGGTGCTAACTCCAGCATATTTACATTGTGTACTTGTACTGATGCCCATCAATATGCACCGTCCCTATctaaataaacaattaaaataaataacaaatacatttgaattCAGTACCAAACAAATAAATCCAATTTGAAATTATGCTGTTCAGATTCAGTTTTTCACTGCAATGAACCATTAGAGCCTataggctattttcagtgtaattttacttttacctttaatTTTAAGCTCTTATCTTAGTAATTGTGATGGCCATCTATATGCTGTATCTTGGGGGTtttttttcaggacagtctgggcTAACCATATATGGGAAAGTATAATGTGATGATATTTGCATATGTCTTATGTCAGCCTTTATATCAAGAAAAAATAATTGgtgtgattatttttttttttcaagttatTGCATTCATTTCACCAGGAAGCATGCTGAAATCTTGTCACGGAACCATTGGATGAAGAATGTTATACTCGTCTGCATTTGTGACCTGaagcagggccggagtgggtccacttttcagcccgggactCTCAAGACTGACCCACTTTTTCcatggtggtggaaattggataaatgaagcaacatttgtTATTAATGCTATGGTTCAACAAATAATATAAAGGTTAAATAATAATTCACTTAagctgagaagttaacaaaacaGATTctactattccacaaggataggttgataaaTTAACAaaagcagaaagaaagaaataaagcatttgaaatgtattccacccttccacaaagaggcatattgaactagtTTACAGTTCAAGTACAATGTACAGTTACATTGTGAATAGCACCAACAGCATCTACAACATAGCCGCCAAAGCAGTGCACTGGTTTCAGCCACTTTATCTATGACTGTATCGTTTCTTGATAACATGAGGATTTCCTTCTCTGTGCACATTAACATGAAAGCCTGACTCAATAAGCTTTGTAGCCTATTCTTTACAAATTTTAAGTTTGAGAAGCTTCTCTCATATGCAACCTGCGTGATGGACAAAGTCAACCAAAATGCTTATATGCTAACCCAACGACATGATAAGCATCTGTGAGGAGGTTACTGTGAGAGTATTAAAGGGACACAAATGGCACAGCTTTTGCAGGAGGAACAGGTCCTGCTTTCAAGCTCCATCTCTGGTTCTTCCATATATGGCAGTCTGCCACTGTCCTTCTGACCTTCTTTTGTCACCTCACTACATGTCCTGACAGAATAACCTTCAAGAGAGGAATTTTTCAGTCTTGCACTGGTGTGCCAGTCTAGACAGCTCAGTTTGTAATGTGCTAACATTAGCTCTGTCATCAAACCTAAGCAGACATTTGCTGATTTCCTGGAGTGCTGAGTTAGGGACCCCATTTGTATCTGTATTTCAGGAAAGTTTTTAGGGTCAAGACAAGCAAAATCTGAGGCAAGTTTTGCATTTGCATATGCAACCTGCCACAGTGTCCAGAATAACATTATGGACTTTCGCTTCAAAGGCACATGAGCGTAGGTTTGGTTTGAAATGTGCTGGGGAGAAAGACGCATTCGGAAGTGTATTTTCAGAAGTGAAAAGTGCTGGGTACAATGACGCGCATTCATTCTTTCCCCCTTTCGCACAGGTCATGTTAATTAataaaaatgtagcctatacaaaaatgTGATGATGTCCGACACGTTTTATGAAGAAGAAAGGCAAGCCTAAGTTTTCCAAAAGCATTTGACCAGGGGCAtcactagaccttattcactggggcacgtgccttagtaagtctccagtgccccagtaaaattctaGCGCTGCTCTCGCTGGAAACGGCATTCATAAGCGCATCTCGTGCCTGCTTTAGTCATGACTCGAGCCggtcacttaccagccaataaatataggccataatagccaatcaggaaatagcacctctGTAGCTGGGTAAGATTGAACGCAACCACCAGTGAAAATCGTTCACATGATTCTTCCGAGTGTTTCATTGTACACACAGTGACGGACTGGACGGTCTGGCATTTGGGCAGATGCCAGAAGGGCTGCGGCCTCTCGTGGGCCGTCTGGGCTGGCCAACCACGGGGCGGCATACTTGTCAGGTTCGCGCGGCCCCTTCATTGCAAGGCCGGTTCCACATTATCTCTTGGCCCACTATCAAGCATCAATAGTGTTAAATGGCTTCAAATCAGCCATTTATTTCtaactctctcttccttcctatGCAATGGGAAACTGATCAGTATTTATACCATATATGATCCTCTATACTACAGTCATGGTGACCCTCAATATTTACATCAGTCTACATTCTTTTGCAGCCTTATTCaatcaaatgtttaaaaagtgcattgtttgaaattgaaatacaataaatatgcctgtatcttttattttattattggttTACAAAAGTTATATAAAGCAATGACTCCTGGGAATTTCAAAACCGAATGCGTCTACTTCCTTCAGCATGGGGAATTGTATGTCGATCTAGCATGCTTTGATCCTCGGAATTGTCCCCTTATAAAAGCTAATAAACTGCCCCCAAATGCACTTCGAAACATAAGTGAATGTCTGCTTAAATTTAGTGAAGATGCTACGGTCAAAATCTACAGTCGGAATTGACAACTCGACTTTGTTGATTGTCATTGTCAgactttgatgatgctgcggaGATAGAGGAAGATACAGAAATAAACCTGGTGAGCAAGAAATGTGCTACCTGCAAGAATTGTGCAATCTGTTGCTATTTCCTTCTCCAGCAGTTAAACCTCTTTACCTGTGCCTACAACAATATATGGTTAGCATATAAATTCCTACTAACATTGCCATGTACTCAAGTGGCATGCGAACAGAGTTTTTCCACTCTTAAATTCATCAAGAATTGCCTAAGGACACGATTGTCACAGGATAATTTGGAGGCCTTTATGCTGATGGCGACAGAGAAATAGGTTGTAATGAACTTGGATgctgatgacgtgatagacagtGTTGCGGAGAAGAGCAAGCTCCTTCGCACCTTGTTAACTGCATGACGTTAATTAAGACACGTTTGTGGAGCGGCTGCTCTGATTATCTATTCtaggctattcttttttcattttcatattgcattcatttttttggAGTTGTGCCAGTTGTGCATGTTCTTGGTTCAGTCTTTATGTTTATTAAAGTTAGAGTTCATCACCAATGGCATGCATGTGaagttatatctgtgtgttgcGGGCACGTGCACGCGTGTGCGCGTCCCCGTGTGGGCCGCTGGTTGGTGAAAATGCCAGGGCCGTTTTTTAATCCCAGTCCGTCAATACAGAGTGGAAACCGCTGGTGCTTGTCACATCACTTTGAGCACAGAGTTAAGTCGTCCcctgttttaatgttacaacaaattcacaacttgtttgacagaaaaaatgacaagttgatcactgttagagaatgttgtccacataattagcatctgtttttcaatgctttTTCAAAGCGTCATAGtagtagcctggctaacgtcagaccacAAATctcattaactcattgaatgccaagctgttttcaggagctttgtcctagagtgccagcaatctagaccattgttgatgatttttgttcagccacagcatattctgtgttatagctatggacacatacaatggctcgtttaaaaggtgagactttaagctctcggtgggtgcaaaccgtgtatttctacacgcctctgttcttgagaaatcccaagctaaacagtggctagttttcatcaaaatcgtttttttctagaaatggagatataacgtctttcatgaaatatgaagtgttgctacttacttgtgtaaactttccgggaagtgatcagcgagacctggtgAGACTGCCACcagatagacccacgaaaatggcctggttttgacctgacatgcatgcgtcactgattcgacccaaagcggcaaccgagttatgataaaatgtccagaatgtgcgttttcatgagttttcgatcgtcatatatttaatttccattaatcacagagtgtccaaaatcacatataaggtgtgttagagtgtctagtttcgtaatttaaaaaaagagctaaaaacttaatattacgtttttggcactcaacgcatgggaaggaaaaacgtaatattacgtttttggcactaaATGAGTtaagatggggtctgggaactagatattcattttctcgtatttgaaacgtggtttacgaatgcccagagccgtttatttgcCACtccgaatgtctatcaaatccgtctgtacatagctcataacggcttcggtgtgtcgtcatcgtcttgctgccctccctcggttcagtgattggttccttcgttgaggtaaaaacgaagtccatagaatccaggctgcctagcagcgtgaataaaatagTGCACgtaatggcctccttacaccaaagaactttgacaagatttgggaaagattcttgaaagattggagtcttttgagtaaagcttgaatgggggcagggccggagtggggccacttttcagcccgggagtttcaggcccaagaccggcccacttttttagtggcGGTGGAAATTTGATAaataaggcaacatttcagctcttactatcctgtataGTTTTTATTATACACAGTAAATTCACCAGTGTCAAATATGCAGTGTAAAAGTACATTTACTCTTTCCGAGCAATTACAACAACACATAGTGTAAGATACTTTACAGTGTCAGTGAAAAATCACTTAGTTGAAAGATGTAGTGTCAGAAGTGCTCTGGAGAGCTCCGCCTActtttttctcagttttcaaaTGAAGCAGAAGTTTTCCAGCGCCATTTTTTCCACCTGCAAGGATTTCGGTAAGTGTCTCCTAATCACATATTAAACGAAAAATTCACGTTATTTGAATAGAAGTCGCATGATATAATGACTTTGGATTAATGTTAATCTTATACTCCGGCTTTGTCTTTGGTCTTAAAATAACAGATTTTGAAGTGCTTAACGTTACCAATGCGACTTGATGGCTAACATTTGTTGAACGGTGCAACAGTCCACCACAGGAAAATTATCTAGAAGAGCTAATGTAAGATTATATGTGTTATGTTACATCACATGTAGCGACAAGTTAATGCAGCCTAATTTAATAGTCCTTCAATAAATCCCCCatgttgtaatgtaatgttgtaATATGAGGCAAGCTAGTTGCTAACTAGACAATGTTAGCATTAACGGTAGAGATAACGTGTAACGTTAGAGGGGTGATCAGATCCTGTTTGTTAACATTCATGGTTTAGCAAAGGCTGCACATGAAGGGAGTTAGTTAAAATAGCAAACGTTAGCTGTATTTTAAACTAAAAGCCCGGGCTGTCACGTAAGTTTAATGTTGAAGTAGTGTGACATTAGGCAAACTACGTCTTATTAGACCAAGCCAGTCGAGGTAATCATAACCTTGTGATCAAGGGCGTCAGTTTGtttttagaagtggtggggacaatAACCATAAGCTTGAGTGTGGTTTGAAAAGTTCTGGGTACCCTTATGTAAGCTATTCATCCATTCAACGCTGCATTACAGTATGCTCTAGTGTTGCGGGGGTTAAGGtttttaacatccgcacccacccgacccgtcaggagagacgatccgcacccacccgacccgATGCGCTGACTAACTACCCgaaccaacaaaaaaaacaacaacaatgtgcctttagcctaggctatcctTTGTAGTTCATATTGAGGTAGGGACAAAGTTTCTTATTAACTAAACACTGAAACAAGAAGAATTTGCACTGTAGGCTATATGCTTCAACAAAGAGTTATTGCTCTAGGCTTGGCTCGCTAGCATGTTGGATTAATTGAATCTGAATCTAGCTTCATggacataggctaggcctaggctactaaataaataaacaaactgaaAGATCCTTAATTCGTTATTGATGTATTTAAAGGTACAAATCAAgtaataggctacatcatgtagcctaacatgaactctctttctctccccgcAGACAAACACTGTGTGGGAGTGTTTTTCCCCCTATATTTGCAGGATCGACAGACACAGAGGAGGTATCAAGTCA of Alosa sapidissima isolate fAloSap1 chromosome 1, fAloSap1.pri, whole genome shotgun sequence contains these proteins:
- the LOC121681291 gene encoding DELTA-sagatoxin-Srs1a-like, which encodes MGNRQCSVEIENTSTFTLCNEMSHSISGFCDDPLPPRINQSETGSARFVKTPDTACGAVGVFTYDIYDKSKNQSIGKIAVMFSNPHDFGSYSNWYAVGVFSMKKPCDYELYNEMYYGSQTTFVRGLASSGSLTYRSSSVTITANMSDSYKPVLKINVYNN